One Lactobacillus sp. CBA3606 DNA segment encodes these proteins:
- a CDS encoding enoyl-CoA hydratase-related protein, which translates to MLKLNTYENILLDVQAGIATLTINRPKSMNALNTATLNDIGAALDVIKANADTIKVVIITGAGPKAFVAGADIAEMRDMNSLAAAELSKTAHATFGRIENLSQLTIAAVNGYCLGGGLELAASCDIRVVSDRAKFGQPEVTLGIVPGFGGTQRLTRLVGRGKAKEMIAMGTMVDAQEAYRIGIAEEIATPDELMAKVDKIAQTVMKNGLIAVGMAKYVIDRAADLPLDTAIDFETQMWAQTFATADQTEGMTAFLEKRPATFPGK; encoded by the coding sequence ATGTTAAAACTCAATACTTACGAAAATATCTTATTAGACGTCCAAGCTGGCATCGCTACCTTGACTATCAACCGGCCAAAATCAATGAATGCCTTGAACACTGCAACCTTAAACGACATTGGTGCCGCCTTAGATGTCATTAAAGCCAATGCGGATACTATCAAGGTTGTCATTATTACTGGCGCTGGTCCTAAAGCTTTCGTGGCTGGTGCTGATATTGCTGAAATGCGTGATATGAATTCATTAGCAGCGGCTGAACTTTCGAAAACAGCGCATGCGACATTTGGCCGCATTGAAAACCTGTCTCAATTAACGATTGCTGCCGTCAACGGCTATTGCCTAGGCGGTGGGTTGGAACTCGCTGCTTCTTGCGATATTCGCGTTGTTTCAGACCGGGCTAAATTCGGTCAACCGGAAGTTACTTTAGGTATCGTACCTGGCTTTGGTGGGACCCAACGTTTAACCCGCTTAGTTGGCCGTGGTAAGGCTAAAGAAATGATTGCGATGGGAACGATGGTTGATGCGCAAGAAGCTTATCGGATTGGGATCGCTGAAGAAATCGCAACCCCTGATGAATTGATGGCTAAGGTCGATAAAATTGCTCAAACGGTTATGAAGAACGGCCTCATTGCGGTCGGCATGGCTAAATACGTTATCGACCGGGCAGCTGACTTACCATTAGACACTGCCATTGATTTTGAAACCCAGATGTGGGCACAGACCTTTGCAACTGCTGATCAAACGGAAGGCATGACCGCCTTTCTTGAGAAACGACCAGCCACTTTTCCTGGAAAATAA
- a CDS encoding MaoC family dehydratase: MTEYQSIYDDVIAIGMVGEFSKRVTETDVDDFARVTGDYNSMHMNESFAKQTRFHRRIAHGMISAGMISACVGMKMPGPGAIYLNQSLRFSHPVYFDDVLVVKVTVTKIEAKPHFKIVTLATTVTNQNGEVVTSGEAQAIPAQRPVTA, from the coding sequence ATGACAGAATATCAGAGTATTTACGATGACGTGATCGCGATTGGCATGGTTGGGGAGTTTTCTAAACGGGTCACTGAGACCGATGTGGATGATTTTGCCCGGGTTACGGGGGATTACAATTCGATGCATATGAATGAAAGTTTTGCGAAGCAGACGCGTTTCCATCGTCGTATTGCGCATGGCATGATTTCTGCCGGTATGATCTCGGCATGTGTTGGGATGAAAATGCCAGGACCTGGTGCAATTTATCTGAATCAGAGTCTGCGGTTCAGCCATCCGGTTTACTTTGATGACGTTTTAGTTGTTAAAGTGACGGTGACAAAAATTGAAGCTAAACCGCATTTTAAAATTGTGACCTTAGCAACAACGGTGACGAATCAAAATGGAGAAGTCGTAACAAGTGGGGAAGCGCAAGCTATTCCTGCGCAACGACCAGTCACGGCATAA